The following are encoded in a window of Ruficoccus amylovorans genomic DNA:
- a CDS encoding TIM-barrel domain-containing protein produces MMKKYKNAAGLTGLGVQKIALFVALLFFGWSTALFGQTVTVGSVTSATTATESGKQKAVFALSTGGVCEVIPYAPDLIRVKFDWGGIESHEDVAIAKPLDQWPAFSATFTDGAVYTIETDELIVHVTKSPSLKIDFIDKTQSGQYLLRDKRMEYDTGYDPYNDTSFQLLKNSNNIAAWYRVRVVKESPTNESYFGLGEVPFQLNRRGQVVQGWNSDAFYWNQDKNPMYMTMPFMYGVQAATSTQPGFTYGVFWNNPARPNFMFQKERPYGGAQRDQLTTVSDQFSFEATEGYIDYFFFGGGDDHTPAQVLSRYSELTGLPALPPRWAMGHHLSRWTYTEDQMRNVVATARAQGYPLDAIYFDIDYMDSDPHIVPPGGTFDDNEYRGNNDMRQLTFQDDPNNANYWFKDGVGLINDLHTNNIKAVPLIEAWLASADPLWSEANNASHLIKDNNGNSAIAWVFFGDVSFIDFTNSSTQSWWKTKQKNYLNTYAFDGIWNDLNEQADERDTVAQSQPIPLNGLYSADGRYGSSTSDYRRQQIYLKNTYNVYQASNTYATLAEQYPNRRPFVLSRAGWPGIQRYAFNWSGDNVNESAGSGYGQVPSLRVGLSTMISGQVYFGHDLGGFLGDVSSASMARWAQWCSLMPFFRNHSGKWDQMREPWLYANAAQIKSAIEMRYALMPYLYSLAYRASQTGLPLNNPMFFSFPDDPQTHQASSDTDFMVGPFLMASPVYQTGATQRSSYLPSGTDWYYWYGDGFHGGGTTVTKSTPIDVMPMYVTEGAIIPMGPVMEYANEYQAEQLIIHAWPGDETTTFTLYEDDGESFDYESGEYAITPLTNTTSAGVWTFTIGAKQGTYDHGHTSYMVARHAIDAPTTVQLGGAPADPYPSLTALEAEDTGYYYDSADRILYVKTDETEQAVTITATDSSANQITIYYITDFAERIHYDAGIDGSWTAFPGELLYSSVYPGVKAVTIPATSVEFAFTDDGTNWENNGGSNYTISSSGTYTIDPVSGTIMSGEPKSFTIYYLPPAGWTSVKMHYQANGGDWTAFPGVTMTTSSLDPEYVELSVYANELTQVAFTDNGTNWENNSGSNYALTLPGTYTLDSTDNSVVSGTPGGIRLYYETSWSTPYIHYNADGAGWTTTPGVQMQSTALSNFKYIEINAQSLECAFNDGNGTWDSNNGSNYTITQPGLYTVGFGGNLLPDYNPIRIEIYYDSDFTPQTHIHYNVDNKGWTTLPGELMVEDANFPGYAYLAIEGTSVEFAFTDDGTNWENNAGSNYTISAPGKYSIDAATHSVSSGYPAVTIYYATTWSQANIHYNADSAGWTALPGATMANSSVPGYKVITLDATAVEFVFNNGSGTWDNGSGSNYTVSAKGIYTVDNGVLTLGAP; encoded by the coding sequence ATGATGAAAAAATATAAAAATGCCGCGGGCTTGACGGGCCTCGGCGTGCAAAAAATAGCGTTGTTCGTCGCGCTCCTGTTTTTCGGATGGAGCACGGCTTTGTTTGGCCAGACGGTCACGGTCGGTTCCGTGACATCGGCGACCACGGCGACGGAATCGGGAAAACAGAAGGCGGTCTTTGCCCTGAGCACGGGCGGGGTCTGCGAAGTCATTCCCTACGCCCCGGACCTGATCCGGGTGAAGTTTGACTGGGGCGGCATCGAGTCCCACGAGGATGTCGCGATCGCCAAGCCGCTGGACCAGTGGCCCGCGTTTAGCGCCACCTTTACGGACGGCGCCGTTTATACGATCGAGACCGACGAGTTGATTGTCCATGTGACGAAGAGCCCGAGCCTGAAAATCGACTTCATCGACAAGACGCAGAGCGGGCAATACCTGCTGCGCGACAAGCGCATGGAGTACGACACCGGTTACGATCCCTACAATGACACGTCCTTCCAGTTGCTGAAGAACAGCAACAACATCGCCGCCTGGTACCGCGTGCGCGTGGTGAAGGAAAGCCCGACCAACGAGTCTTACTTCGGCCTGGGCGAAGTCCCCTTCCAGCTCAACCGCCGCGGGCAAGTGGTGCAGGGGTGGAACTCAGACGCCTTTTATTGGAACCAGGATAAAAACCCGATGTACATGACGATGCCGTTCATGTACGGCGTGCAGGCAGCCACCTCCACGCAGCCCGGTTTCACCTATGGTGTTTTCTGGAATAACCCGGCCCGTCCCAATTTTATGTTTCAGAAGGAGCGCCCCTATGGCGGTGCCCAGCGCGACCAGTTGACCACGGTCAGCGACCAGTTTTCCTTTGAGGCGACCGAGGGGTACATTGACTACTTCTTCTTCGGCGGCGGCGACGATCATACGCCCGCGCAGGTGCTTTCCCGTTACTCCGAGCTGACGGGCCTGCCGGCGCTCCCGCCCCGCTGGGCGATGGGGCACCATCTCTCCCGCTGGACCTACACGGAAGACCAGATGCGCAACGTGGTCGCGACCGCGCGCGCGCAAGGTTATCCGCTCGATGCTATCTACTTTGATATCGACTACATGGACAGCGACCCGCACATCGTCCCGCCCGGCGGCACTTTTGACGACAATGAGTACCGCGGCAACAACGACATGCGGCAGCTGACCTTTCAGGACGACCCCAATAACGCGAATTACTGGTTTAAAGATGGAGTGGGCCTGATTAACGATCTGCACACCAATAATATCAAGGCGGTCCCCCTCATCGAAGCTTGGCTAGCATCAGCTGATCCGCTCTGGTCCGAGGCCAACAACGCCTCGCACTTGATCAAGGATAACAACGGAAATTCAGCTATTGCCTGGGTCTTCTTTGGCGATGTGTCCTTTATCGATTTTACCAATTCAAGCACACAGAGTTGGTGGAAAACAAAACAGAAAAACTACCTCAATACCTACGCCTTTGACGGTATCTGGAACGACCTTAACGAGCAGGCGGACGAACGAGACACCGTCGCGCAGTCGCAGCCCATCCCGCTCAATGGCCTCTACTCGGCGGACGGGCGCTATGGGTCGAGTACCAGCGACTATCGCCGCCAGCAGATCTACCTGAAGAACACCTATAACGTGTATCAGGCGAGCAATACCTACGCGACCCTGGCGGAGCAGTACCCGAACCGCCGCCCGTTTGTGCTCTCCCGGGCTGGCTGGCCCGGCATCCAGCGCTACGCCTTCAACTGGAGCGGTGACAATGTCAACGAAAGCGCAGGATCGGGCTATGGGCAGGTGCCGAGTCTGCGCGTGGGCCTGAGCACGATGATCTCCGGGCAGGTGTATTTCGGGCATGACCTTGGGGGCTTCCTCGGGGATGTCTCCAGCGCATCGATGGCCCGCTGGGCCCAGTGGTGCAGCCTGATGCCGTTCTTCCGCAATCACTCCGGCAAATGGGACCAGATGCGCGAACCCTGGCTCTACGCCAATGCGGCTCAGATCAAGAGCGCGATCGAGATGCGCTACGCCCTGATGCCGTACCTGTATTCGCTCGCCTACCGCGCCTCGCAGACGGGCCTCCCGCTTAACAACCCGATGTTCTTCTCCTTCCCGGATGATCCGCAGACGCACCAGGCCAGCAGCGACACCGACTTCATGGTCGGCCCCTTCCTCATGGCCTCGCCCGTCTATCAGACCGGGGCCACTCAGCGCAGTTCCTATCTGCCCAGCGGTACCGACTGGTATTACTGGTACGGGGACGGCTTCCACGGCGGTGGCACGACCGTGACGAAATCGACGCCGATCGACGTCATGCCGATGTACGTCACCGAGGGCGCCATCATCCCGATGGGCCCGGTCATGGAATACGCGAACGAATACCAGGCCGAGCAACTGATTATCCATGCCTGGCCGGGGGATGAGACGACGACGTTCACCCTCTATGAAGACGACGGGGAGAGCTTCGACTATGAGTCCGGAGAGTATGCCATCACGCCGCTGACCAACACTACGAGCGCCGGAGTCTGGACCTTCACCATCGGGGCCAAGCAGGGCACGTACGATCATGGGCACACCTCCTATATGGTTGCCCGGCACGCTATCGACGCGCCGACCACGGTGCAACTGGGTGGCGCACCCGCCGATCCGTACCCCAGTCTGACCGCGCTCGAAGCCGAGGACACGGGCTACTACTACGACAGCGCGGACCGGATCCTCTACGTCAAAACGGACGAGACCGAACAGGCAGTGACGATCACCGCTACGGACAGCTCGGCCAACCAGATTACGATCTACTACATCACGGACTTTGCCGAGCGCATCCACTATGACGCGGGCATCGACGGGAGCTGGACGGCGTTCCCGGGCGAGTTGCTGTACAGTAGCGTTTATCCCGGGGTCAAGGCTGTGACCATCCCCGCCACGAGCGTGGAGTTCGCCTTTACGGACGACGGCACGAACTGGGAAAACAACGGAGGAAGCAACTACACCATCAGTTCCTCTGGTACCTATACGATTGATCCGGTTTCCGGGACGATCATGAGCGGCGAGCCCAAGAGCTTCACGATTTACTATTTGCCACCCGCTGGTTGGACATCCGTGAAGATGCACTACCAGGCCAACGGCGGAGACTGGACGGCGTTCCCCGGCGTGACCATGACGACCAGTTCGCTGGACCCGGAATACGTCGAGTTGAGCGTGTATGCCAACGAGCTGACGCAGGTGGCGTTCACCGATAACGGCACGAACTGGGAGAACAATTCCGGCTCAAACTATGCGCTCACGCTGCCAGGGACGTACACCCTCGACTCCACGGACAACTCTGTCGTCAGCGGGACACCGGGTGGCATCCGCCTCTATTATGAAACGAGCTGGAGCACCCCGTACATCCATTACAACGCAGATGGGGCCGGCTGGACGACGACTCCCGGCGTGCAGATGCAGTCCACCGCGCTGTCGAACTTCAAGTACATCGAGATCAACGCCCAGAGCCTCGAGTGCGCGTTCAATGACGGCAACGGCACTTGGGACAGCAACAACGGGAGTAACTACACCATCACCCAGCCCGGTCTCTACACGGTGGGCTTCGGGGGCAACCTGCTGCCCGACTACAATCCGATCCGGATCGAGATCTACTATGACTCGGACTTCACGCCCCAGACGCATATCCACTACAATGTGGACAACAAGGGCTGGACGACGCTCCCCGGCGAGCTGATGGTCGAGGACGCGAACTTCCCCGGTTACGCGTACCTCGCGATAGAAGGCACCTCGGTCGAGTTCGCCTTCACGGACGACGGCACAAACTGGGAGAACAACGCGGGCAGCAACTACACGATCAGTGCTCCGGGCAAATACTCCATCGACGCGGCCACCCACAGCGTCAGTTCCGGCTATCCGGCGGTGACGATCTACTACGCGACGACCTGGAGCCAGGCAAACATCCACTACAACGCCGACAGCGCCGGATGGACGGCCCTGCCGGGTGCCACCATGGCGAACAGCTCCGTGCCGGGCTACAAGGTCATCACTCTCGACGCGACCGCGGTGGAGTTTGTCTTCAACAACGGAAGCGGCACCTGGGACAATGGTAGTGGCTCGAACTACACCGTCAGCGCCAAGGGTATCTATACCGTGGATAACGGTGTCCTGACGCTGGGAGCGCCCTGA
- a CDS encoding ABC transporter ATP-binding protein — MAKVNLTNLVKEYRDGKRTVFRAVKGIDLEIRDREFMVLVGPSGCGKSTSLRMIAGLEDITAGSISIAERVVNDVLPKNRDIAMVFQNYALYPHMSVYDNMAFGLKLMKYSKAEIDERVRYAAGILGLESLLERKPKQLSGGQRQRVAVGRAIVRKPKVFLFDEPLSNLDAKMRVQMRTEISKLHTRLNTTMIYVTHDQVEAMTMGDRICVMKDGHIMQVAEPLELYNRPANMFVGGFIGSPPMNFFRGAVHQHAGALFFTERNDSENAFTVGLDARFREQVGQGIGGEFVLGLRPEDLRLAGVDEESAIRARVEVSEPMGAETYLHLDTGGHAFVARVGCSQRFQSGEIVGLVPDMGKAHLFDPMTEANLATRNARN; from the coding sequence ATGGCTAAGGTAAACCTAACGAATCTGGTCAAGGAGTACCGCGATGGCAAACGCACGGTCTTCCGGGCGGTCAAGGGCATCGATCTGGAGATCCGTGACCGCGAATTTATGGTCCTGGTGGGCCCTTCGGGCTGCGGGAAGTCAACCTCGTTGCGGATGATCGCGGGCCTGGAGGATATTACCGCCGGCAGCATCAGCATTGCCGAGCGGGTGGTGAACGACGTGCTGCCGAAGAACCGCGATATCGCCATGGTTTTCCAGAACTACGCGCTCTATCCCCATATGAGCGTTTACGACAATATGGCCTTCGGCTTGAAGTTGATGAAGTATTCCAAGGCCGAGATCGACGAACGGGTCCGTTATGCCGCGGGAATCCTGGGGCTGGAGAGCTTGCTGGAGCGCAAGCCCAAGCAGCTCTCCGGCGGGCAGCGCCAGCGTGTCGCCGTGGGGCGGGCCATCGTCCGCAAGCCCAAGGTCTTTCTCTTTGACGAGCCGCTCTCGAATCTGGACGCGAAGATGCGCGTGCAGATGCGCACGGAAATCTCGAAACTCCACACCCGGCTGAACACGACGATGATTTATGTGACGCATGACCAGGTCGAAGCCATGACGATGGGCGACCGAATCTGTGTCATGAAAGACGGGCACATCATGCAGGTGGCCGAACCGCTCGAGCTGTACAACCGTCCGGCCAATATGTTCGTCGGCGGATTCATCGGGAGTCCGCCCATGAATTTTTTCCGGGGAGCGGTCCATCAGCACGCTGGCGCTTTGTTTTTCACCGAGCGCAACGATAGCGAGAACGCATTCACCGTCGGCCTGGACGCGCGTTTCCGCGAGCAGGTCGGGCAGGGGATCGGGGGTGAGTTTGTGCTCGGCCTCCGGCCCGAGGACCTGCGCCTGGCCGGGGTGGATGAGGAGTCTGCTATCAGGGCCAGGGTGGAAGTGTCCGAGCCGATGGGCGCGGAGACGTATTTGCATTTGGATACTGGTGGGCACGCGTTTGTCGCGCGGGTCGGTTGTTCGCAGCGTTTCCAGAGCGGCGAAATCGTTGGCCTGGTGCCCGATATGGGCAAGGCGCACCTCTTCGACCCGATGACTGAGGCCAACCTCGCCACACGAAACGCGAGAAACTAA
- a CDS encoding alpha-amylase family glycosyl hydrolase → MKRFVPHACQLLPVVFVMLTLGSLVSHAEWYFRGTPNGWDAAPMTPVDTTTYEIVQSFDGEDTNARFKIDRSGDWAESYPAADRVVDDHKTYRITFDTVSKSITTEEILPQDTWYFRGTPNAWNTAAMTYLGANLYEYIATFDGEESPARFLIDRYGDFSERYPAQDYPVDDYKTYRILFNQATKAITTEEIWLPDTWYFRGTPNAWNMAEMTRLSANTYEYIATFDGEESPARFLIDHTGDFSERYPAQTDVSVTDQRIYRITFNSDTKAITTEELGVIEPWYFRGTSNNWNTAQMTHLGQGYYEYIATFDGEESPARFLIDRYGDFSERYPVQDYPVQDHKTYRILFDILTKTITVSELGVSGGDFREETIYFVMTTRFYDGDPSNNMKCWDGGLNPSTDPAWRGDFKGLIEKLDYIKALGFSAIWITPVVKNASGYDYHGYHAIDHSKVDFRYESAGVSYQTLIDEVHARGMKLIQDIVLNHSCNYGEENLYPLFQRSETINFNETANSAVTIDDPMGVLPLNYASLAPNNQYGARIDAMKEDANDVNFIYHHEKSLQWEGYTVQTGQIAGDTVDLNTENPVTAQYLIDAYNQYIDMGVDAFRIDTVKHISRLTFNNTFVPAFKQRGGEDFFMFGEIASRYRQVWNSNIPAISTPFYTWAETVSYPWGTRTLNEASVYQHWQDNSTVDNEPMSNNHRLIGNDYHAPDYSLNSGMAVIDFPMHWNFQYAADAFGVAVGGDLWYNDATFNVTYVDSHDYAPDGAPENQRFAQPQDSWAENLSLMFTFRGIPCIYYGSEIEFQKGMPIDVGPNQPLSQTGRAYYGDHLQGSVSVSDFGQYSNTSGEMAVTLSHPLAQHIRRLNLIRRAVPALQKGQYSTDGISGGIAFKRRYTDAETDSFVLVAISGGATFSGIPNGTYVDAITGGVQNVVAGSLSASVSGKGNMKVYVLNGPGKIGEDGTYLKP, encoded by the coding sequence ATGAAACGCTTTGTCCCCCACGCTTGTCAGCTTCTGCCGGTTGTTTTCGTCATGTTGACGTTGGGCAGCCTTGTCTCGCACGCCGAATGGTATTTTCGGGGAACCCCGAACGGTTGGGACGCCGCGCCGATGACCCCGGTGGATACCACCACTTACGAGATCGTTCAGAGCTTTGACGGTGAGGACACCAACGCGCGTTTCAAGATCGACCGCAGCGGCGACTGGGCCGAGAGCTATCCGGCGGCGGACCGCGTGGTCGATGACCACAAGACCTACCGGATCACGTTTGACACGGTGTCCAAGTCCATCACGACCGAGGAAATTCTGCCGCAGGACACCTGGTACTTTCGCGGGACGCCCAATGCCTGGAATACGGCGGCCATGACCTATCTCGGCGCGAATCTGTACGAGTACATCGCCACCTTCGATGGCGAGGAGAGCCCGGCGCGCTTCCTTATCGACCGTTACGGAGACTTTTCCGAGCGCTATCCCGCGCAGGACTATCCGGTGGACGATTATAAAACCTACCGCATCCTTTTCAACCAAGCGACCAAGGCGATCACGACGGAAGAGATCTGGTTGCCCGACACGTGGTATTTCCGTGGGACACCCAACGCTTGGAACATGGCCGAGATGACGCGCCTGTCCGCCAATACCTACGAGTATATCGCCACCTTTGACGGCGAGGAGAGTCCGGCCCGGTTCCTCATCGACCACACGGGCGACTTTTCCGAGCGTTATCCCGCGCAGACGGATGTCAGCGTGACCGACCAGCGCATTTACCGCATCACCTTCAACAGCGACACGAAGGCGATCACGACGGAGGAACTGGGGGTGATCGAGCCCTGGTATTTCCGGGGGACATCGAACAACTGGAACACGGCACAGATGACGCATCTCGGACAGGGATATTACGAGTACATTGCCACCTTCGACGGCGAGGAGAGCCCGGCCCGGTTTCTGATTGATCGTTACGGTGACTTCTCTGAGCGATACCCGGTGCAGGACTATCCCGTTCAGGATCACAAGACCTACCGCATTCTCTTCGATATCCTGACCAAGACGATCACCGTGAGCGAACTCGGCGTGAGCGGCGGGGATTTCCGGGAGGAGACGATCTATTTCGTGATGACGACGCGTTTCTACGACGGCGACCCCTCCAACAACATGAAGTGCTGGGACGGCGGCCTGAACCCCAGTACGGATCCGGCCTGGCGGGGAGATTTCAAGGGGCTGATCGAAAAGCTCGACTACATCAAGGCGCTCGGTTTCTCGGCCATCTGGATCACCCCGGTGGTGAAAAATGCCAGCGGCTATGATTACCACGGCTATCATGCCATCGACCACAGCAAGGTGGATTTCCGCTACGAATCCGCGGGCGTGAGCTACCAGACCCTGATCGATGAAGTGCATGCACGGGGGATGAAGCTCATTCAGGACATCGTACTCAACCACAGTTGCAACTACGGCGAGGAAAACCTCTACCCACTCTTCCAGCGCTCGGAGACGATCAACTTCAATGAAACCGCGAACAGCGCCGTCACCATTGATGACCCGATGGGAGTGCTGCCTTTGAATTACGCGAGCCTGGCTCCAAACAACCAGTACGGGGCCCGTATCGACGCGATGAAGGAGGACGCCAATGACGTGAACTTTATCTACCACCACGAGAAGTCGCTTCAGTGGGAGGGCTACACGGTGCAGACCGGACAGATCGCCGGTGACACTGTTGATCTTAATACGGAAAATCCCGTGACGGCGCAGTACCTGATCGACGCGTATAACCAGTACATCGACATGGGCGTGGATGCGTTCCGCATCGACACGGTGAAGCATATCTCACGCTTGACGTTCAACAACACGTTTGTCCCGGCCTTCAAACAGCGCGGGGGCGAGGACTTTTTCATGTTCGGCGAGATCGCGAGCCGTTACCGCCAGGTCTGGAACAGTAACATCCCTGCCATCTCCACACCGTTCTACACCTGGGCCGAGACGGTGTCCTACCCGTGGGGGACGCGCACGCTCAATGAAGCCTCCGTTTACCAGCACTGGCAGGACAACTCGACGGTGGACAATGAGCCCATGAGCAATAATCACCGGCTCATCGGCAACGACTACCACGCCCCGGACTATTCGCTGAACTCGGGGATGGCGGTGATCGACTTTCCCATGCACTGGAACTTCCAGTACGCAGCCGATGCATTCGGCGTAGCGGTGGGCGGGGACCTGTGGTACAACGACGCCACGTTCAACGTGACCTACGTTGACTCGCACGATTACGCCCCGGACGGCGCGCCGGAGAATCAGCGCTTCGCGCAGCCTCAGGACAGTTGGGCGGAAAACCTGAGTCTGATGTTCACGTTCCGCGGCATCCCGTGCATTTACTACGGCAGTGAGATCGAGTTCCAGAAAGGCATGCCGATAGATGTCGGGCCGAATCAGCCGCTCTCGCAGACTGGACGGGCTTACTACGGAGATCATCTGCAGGGCAGCGTGTCCGTGAGTGATTTCGGCCAGTACAGTAACACCAGCGGGGAAATGGCCGTCACGCTCAGTCATCCGCTGGCTCAGCATATCCGCCGCCTGAACCTGATTCGTCGGGCCGTGCCAGCCTTGCAAAAGGGGCAGTACTCGACCGACGGCATCAGCGGGGGAATCGCTTTTAAGCGCAGGTACACGGATGCCGAGACGGATAGCTTTGTTTTGGTGGCGATCAGCGGCGGAGCGACCTTTAGCGGCATCCCCAACGGAACTTATGTGGACGCCATTACCGGGGGTGTGCAGAATGTCGTAGCGGGTAGCTTGTCGGCCTCTGTCAGTGGCAAGGGCAATATGAAAGTGTATGTGCTCAATGGGCCCGGAAAGATCGGCGAAGACGGGACTTACCTCAAGCCTTAG
- a CDS encoding alginate lyase family protein, with protein sequence MNYSRALILALSLLPIAVSVRASLAGDDPRADGYQELYTVADVCEIYPEQVEQLFEALDLDTPGLEAVKAAYQSGDTVRASELLLAYYHDHPEHTAQRIEIPLIPNETDITDITLADLILEDRMTSYELTAPIARRSNGRVDWYDGGPQDDKQWAAKLNRHIPLRTLYYAYRQTGNPAYIEKLDELMRDWIVSSLPAYTADTPQETRLADRMWRPMEMGIRIHGWGKFFYGLQDSGQFRPATRLLMLCSIVDHGRGLRKDHSLGGNHATLDLSGLATCAVLWPELSESDEWFTHAADYLGKDASEQFYPDGVHEELTAGYHAYAAGNYERLANAARSAGKPLSPELQDTLQKAWNYYALIMLPDGSQPANNDSGLSDSREIILKYAAIYNRPDWLYIATNGEQGERPKGLPSRMFPWAGHLIMRDGWGKDAQWAMFDAGPAGPGFHAHYDRMHLSLMAYGRNLLVDTDKFAYQGEVADKFREPYAVHSRGHNVILIDGKGQTHGPSKAEAPLPKDQYAITETFDYARYAYDKFEELTGQAEHERAIFYVRGKFWIVVDRITSSQPRQIEALWHYHPDCTVVLDGEAVASVDPGVGNLRIEPVGQLAWHPEITKGQEEPTLQGWFSRIYGQYEPSPAAVYKADIGQGATDFAWLLLPYRGEKAPAARVRILSDTEAGLQVEVKLDDERYVADIPLTSAMQPALSTKPQP encoded by the coding sequence ATGAATTACTCGCGAGCCCTTATCCTTGCCCTGTCCCTGCTTCCCATCGCTGTTTCGGTCCGGGCGTCCCTGGCCGGAGACGACCCCCGCGCCGACGGCTATCAGGAACTCTACACCGTGGCGGACGTATGCGAGATTTACCCCGAGCAGGTGGAGCAACTTTTTGAAGCCCTCGATCTTGATACCCCTGGCCTGGAAGCCGTCAAGGCCGCCTACCAATCGGGCGACACCGTCCGGGCTTCCGAACTGCTGCTGGCCTACTACCACGATCATCCCGAACACACGGCCCAGCGGATAGAGATCCCCCTCATCCCCAATGAGACTGACATCACGGACATTACCCTTGCGGATCTCATACTCGAAGACCGGATGACGTCCTACGAACTGACCGCCCCCATCGCCCGCCGCTCCAACGGGCGCGTGGACTGGTATGACGGCGGCCCTCAAGATGACAAACAATGGGCTGCCAAACTCAATCGCCACATCCCGCTACGCACCCTTTACTACGCCTACAGGCAAACCGGGAACCCCGCTTACATCGAGAAGCTGGACGAACTGATGCGCGACTGGATCGTGAGCAGCCTCCCGGCCTACACGGCGGACACGCCACAGGAGACCCGCCTGGCTGACCGCATGTGGCGGCCGATGGAAATGGGCATCCGCATCCACGGCTGGGGCAAGTTCTTTTACGGTTTGCAAGACTCCGGACAGTTTCGCCCCGCCACCCGACTCCTCATGCTGTGCAGCATCGTTGACCACGGGCGCGGCCTGCGTAAGGACCATTCGCTCGGCGGCAACCACGCAACCCTCGATCTTTCCGGGCTCGCCACCTGCGCCGTCCTCTGGCCCGAACTCAGCGAATCCGACGAATGGTTCACCCACGCGGCGGATTACCTGGGCAAGGACGCCTCCGAGCAATTCTACCCGGACGGCGTGCACGAGGAGTTGACCGCAGGTTACCACGCCTACGCCGCCGGTAACTACGAGCGCCTCGCCAACGCGGCCCGCAGCGCCGGTAAACCACTCTCGCCGGAGCTTCAGGACACGCTGCAAAAGGCCTGGAACTACTACGCGCTCATCATGCTCCCCGACGGTTCCCAGCCCGCCAACAACGACTCGGGCCTGAGCGACTCAAGAGAGATCATCCTCAAATACGCCGCGATCTACAATCGGCCCGACTGGCTTTACATCGCCACCAATGGCGAACAGGGAGAGCGCCCCAAAGGCCTGCCCTCGCGAATGTTCCCCTGGGCTGGGCACCTCATTATGCGAGACGGCTGGGGCAAGGACGCCCAATGGGCGATGTTCGACGCCGGTCCCGCCGGTCCCGGTTTCCATGCGCACTATGACCGCATGCACCTCTCACTCATGGCCTACGGGCGCAACCTCCTTGTCGATACGGACAAATTCGCCTATCAGGGCGAAGTGGCCGACAAATTCCGCGAACCCTACGCCGTGCACTCCCGGGGCCACAACGTCATCCTGATCGACGGCAAGGGCCAAACCCACGGCCCCAGCAAAGCCGAGGCCCCCCTCCCCAAAGACCAATACGCGATCACCGAGACCTTCGACTACGCCCGCTACGCCTACGACAAATTCGAGGAACTCACCGGCCAGGCCGAACATGAGCGGGCCATCTTTTACGTACGCGGCAAGTTCTGGATCGTGGTGGATCGCATCACCAGCAGCCAGCCCCGCCAAATCGAGGCCCTCTGGCACTACCACCCGGACTGCACTGTGGTCCTCGACGGCGAGGCCGTCGCCTCTGTCGATCCCGGCGTTGGAAATCTGCGCATCGAGCCAGTTGGGCAACTCGCCTGGCATCCGGAAATCACCAAGGGACAGGAAGAGCCTACCTTGCAAGGCTGGTTCTCACGTATTTATGGCCAGTACGAGCCTTCGCCCGCCGCCGTTTACAAGGCCGACATCGGCCAGGGCGCGACGGATTTCGCCTGGCTGCTGCTCCCCTACCGGGGAGAAAAAGCCCCAGCCGCCCGCGTTCGTATTCTCAGTGACACGGAGGCGGGACTTCAAGTCGAGGTCAAGCTGGACGACGAGCGCTATGTGGCTGACATTCCTCTGACTTCGGCCATGCAGCCCGCGCTTTCCACCAAGCCGCAACCGTAG